A window of the Vigna angularis cultivar LongXiaoDou No.4 chromosome 3, ASM1680809v1, whole genome shotgun sequence genome harbors these coding sequences:
- the LOC108324139 gene encoding uncharacterized protein LOC108324139 — translation MAMRRFFNEIRGKKLSEVPEHVKPMMSLGYIKRAIQRGMDNYHAKYIETSSPDPIFHVCYGGMIFSYLVALPHERRHLEHRQQHAQQHH, via the coding sequence ATGGCGATGAGGAGATTCTTCAACGAGATAAGGGGGAAGAAGTTGAGCGAGGTTCCAGAGCACGTGAAACCGATGATGTCGTTGGGTTACATAAAGAGAGCAATTCAGCGTGGCATGGACAACTACCACGCCAAGTACATCGAAACCAGTTCCCCCGATCCCATCTTCCATGTCTGCTACGGCGGTATGATCTTCTCCTACCTAGTTGCTCTCCCTCACGAGCGCCGCCACCTTGAGCACCGCCAGCAGCACGCTCAGCAGCACCACTGA
- the LOC108325499 gene encoding uncharacterized protein LOC108325499, translating into MTKWCILVILALAVVASARTIPSDAAFGDQKNFLGYGFSGVGNNGIPFGGIGSGFDGSMGGPSGIGGLGGFGGPGGLGGLGGPAEGEGPGIPLP; encoded by the coding sequence aTGACTAAGTGGTGCATCTTGGTGATTCTTGCTCTTGCAGTGGTTGCAAGTGCCAGAACCATTCCCAGCGACGCTGCTTTTGGGGACCAGAAGAACTTCCTCGGCTACGGTTTTTCAGGAGTTGGCAACAACGGGATTCCCTTCGGAGGAATTGGCTCGGGCTTTGACGGTAGCATGGGTGGGCCTTCCGGGATCGGTGGATTGGGAGGATTCGGCGGGCCTGGTGGGCTTGGCGGTCTCGGAGGCCCTGCCGAAGGCGAAGGGCCCGGCATTCCTCTCCCTTGA
- the LOC128195807 gene encoding nucleolin 1-like has protein sequence MDDDSESDEESESDEEIPLCFLLFVTNPENQEGDMRSFRILTLKPAAKNGSITASAKKGKPAAAASSSDLSEASSDEDDVPKTKAVPAAAKNITSSNKKTQPSGSSDSDSDSSSDEDDKKKISATTKLPASSDDDSSEDSDEDDDVKPSATTVSKPAVSKKKVDSFDSDDSSFDEDNKKAAKKVSNAKSMPVSKQPVKTSSTSDSDEEIEDGKISPYDEFLRSTH, from the exons ATGGATGATGATAGCGAGAGTGATGAGGAAAGTGAAAGTGATGAAGAGATCCCT ctttgttttcttctttttgtgacAAACCCCGAAAATCAAGAAGGTGATATGAGGAGTTTCAGGATTTTGACGTTG AAACCTGCTGCCAAGAATGGCTCTATAACTGCCTCTGCAAAGAAAGGCAAGCCAGCTGCAGCTGCAAGCTCTTCTGATTTATCTGAGGCATCCTCTGACGAGGATGAT GTTCCAAAAACTAAGGCGGTCCCTGCTGCAGCAAAGAATATAACTTCTTCTAACAAGAAAACTCAGCCAAGTGGAAGTTCTGATTCTGATTCTGATAGCAGCTCTGATGAGGACGAT aaaaagaaaatatctgcAACTACAAAGCTGCCTGCTTCATCAGACGATGATTCAAGTGAAGACTCTGATGAAGACGAT GATGTCAAGCCCTCTGCAACTACTGTGTCAAAGCCTGCTGTGTCAAAGAAGAAAGTTGATAGTTTTGATTCTGATGATAGCAGCTTTGATGAAGACAAT AAGAAGGCTGCCAAAAAGGTTTCCAATGCCAAGTCAATGCCTGTGTCTAAGCAGCCTGTTAAGACCTCAAGTACTAGTGATTCAGATGAAGag ATCGAAGACGGTAAGATTTCTCCTTACGATGAGTTCTTAAGATCAACTCATTAG